Proteins encoded in a region of the Pigmentiphaga litoralis genome:
- the ppa gene encoding inorganic diphosphatase has product MNLDRVGPGDNAPDEVNVIIEIPMNADPIKYEIDKATGALYVDRFMMTAMHYPCNYGYVPNTLSDDGDPVDVLVITPHPVTVGAVVRCRVIGVLQMDDEAGGDAKLLAVPIDKVLPIYRHWQKPEDLQPEHLMRIQHFFEHYKDLEKGKWVKVKGWEGPEAAKAEITSGIAAFKKAKGG; this is encoded by the coding sequence ATGAACCTCGATCGCGTCGGTCCCGGCGACAATGCACCGGATGAAGTCAATGTGATTATCGAGATCCCGATGAACGCGGATCCGATCAAGTACGAAATCGACAAGGCCACCGGCGCCTTGTATGTCGACCGTTTCATGATGACGGCGATGCACTATCCCTGCAATTACGGCTACGTGCCCAACACCCTGTCGGACGATGGCGATCCGGTCGACGTGCTGGTCATCACGCCGCATCCCGTGACCGTCGGCGCCGTCGTGCGCTGCCGCGTCATCGGCGTGCTGCAGATGGACGACGAAGCCGGCGGCGACGCCAAGCTCCTGGCCGTGCCGATCGACAAGGTCCTGCCGATCTATCGTCACTGGCAAAAGCCGGAAGACCTGCAACCCGAACACCTGATGCGCATCCAGCACTTCTTCGAGCACTACAAGGATCTGGAGAAGGGCAAGTGGGTCAAGGTCAAGGGCTGGGAAGGCCCGGAAGCCGCCAAGGCCGAAATCACCAGCGGCATCGCAGCCTTCAAGAAGGCCAAGGGCGGCTGA
- a CDS encoding heme biosynthesis HemY N-terminal domain-containing protein codes for MRSWIWTLLLLVAAVGLAVGVRYHSGNVALLLPPYRVELSASLAALLLLITFIALHVALRTVAWTLGLPTRVREWRERRALAQQQQLLERGWIGLLEGRYARAEADMGNVADQTDVASRKVLALLSAARAAHAMQEYVRRDALLVRARDAAAADPALKPATMIVEADMLLDQHRPADALALLSQLHENGPRHMHSLRLELRAHRDLGHWADVLKLARTLSKRNALHPAASARMIATAAAGLLTSSDIVTRRAIWKDLKADERTLPEVALAAAAVFDADGEEARTRKVLEDAIETDFAPALLQAYARCGGDEIRPRLETAERWLQSRPNDPDLLQALGSLCLCGRLWGPAQRYLERSLAARSDPRTHALLASLFDRTNRGSDAVRHWRLATEAVVGLPVLKAAADTMLFDPVAAPQFESEEPVAPDRAAGL; via the coding sequence ATGCGCTCCTGGATCTGGACTCTGCTTTTATTGGTCGCCGCGGTCGGCCTGGCGGTAGGCGTGCGCTACCACTCGGGCAACGTCGCGCTGCTGCTGCCGCCGTATCGTGTGGAACTGTCGGCCAGCCTGGCCGCCTTGCTGCTGCTGATCACCTTCATTGCCCTGCACGTTGCGCTGCGCACCGTGGCATGGACACTGGGCCTGCCGACGCGGGTGCGGGAATGGCGCGAACGCCGTGCGCTGGCGCAGCAGCAGCAACTGCTGGAACGCGGCTGGATCGGTCTGCTGGAAGGCCGCTACGCGCGGGCCGAAGCCGACATGGGCAACGTGGCCGACCAGACCGACGTCGCGTCACGCAAGGTGCTGGCCTTGCTGTCGGCAGCACGCGCCGCACACGCCATGCAGGAATACGTGCGCCGCGATGCGCTGCTGGTGCGCGCACGCGATGCCGCCGCGGCCGACCCCGCACTCAAGCCTGCCACCATGATCGTGGAAGCGGACATGCTGCTTGACCAGCACCGTCCGGCCGATGCCCTGGCGCTGCTGTCCCAGCTGCACGAAAACGGTCCGCGCCACATGCATTCGCTGCGGCTCGAGCTGCGCGCGCATCGCGACCTTGGCCACTGGGCCGACGTGCTCAAGCTGGCGCGCACGCTGTCCAAGCGCAACGCCCTGCATCCGGCGGCCAGCGCGCGCATGATCGCCACCGCCGCGGCAGGCTTGCTGACCTCGTCCGATATCGTCACGCGCCGCGCCATCTGGAAAGACCTGAAGGCCGACGAACGCACCTTGCCTGAAGTGGCCCTGGCGGCTGCCGCCGTGTTCGATGCCGATGGCGAAGAAGCCCGCACCCGCAAGGTGCTGGAAGACGCCATCGAAACCGACTTTGCGCCCGCCTTGCTGCAGGCCTACGCCCGATGCGGCGGCGACGAAATCCGGCCTCGTCTCGAAACAGCCGAACGCTGGCTCCAGAGCCGCCCGAACGATCCCGACCTGCTGCAGGCGCTGGGTTCGCTGTGCCTGTGCGGCCGCCTGTGGGGCCCGGCGCAGCGTTACCTGGAACGCAGCCTGGCCGCGCGCAGCGATCCCCGTACCCATGCCCTGCTGGCCAGCCTGTTCGACCGCACCAATCGCGGGTCGGATGCCGTGCGCCACTGGCGCCTGGCGACCGAGGCAGTGGTAGGCTTGCCGGTGCTCAAGGCGGCGGCCGACACGATGCTGTTCGATCCGGTTGCGGCGCCCCAGTTCGAAAGCGAGGAACCCGTTGCGCCCGATCGCGCCGCGGGGCTTTGA